A genomic window from Brevibacillus agri includes:
- a CDS encoding serine hydrolase: protein MDLEKSLSAILQEAKGAWGVVVKELAVQNGAYFAHRPDELFIAESVIKVPIMAAVYAACEQGKARIDAQLALRKEDLVGGSGFLYALSPGLKLSIRDLVTLMIIQSDNTATNMLIDLVGKEQIDRTMREVGMERSRYSRKLMIYPQDVTENNMITAGDVARMLEQIACGGRFSRWASADMIAIMQKQQVLNGLPSQLPSRSGEDGQAAWELACKSGWDTGRQHDVGILSVQGRQFAIAALSQDVRAEAALHTLGLLGRAVYDFAVA from the coding sequence GTGGATTTGGAGAAAAGCTTGTCAGCGATCTTGCAGGAAGCGAAAGGGGCATGGGGCGTCGTGGTAAAAGAGCTGGCTGTGCAAAATGGCGCGTATTTTGCGCATCGGCCGGACGAGCTGTTTATTGCCGAAAGCGTCATCAAGGTTCCGATTATGGCAGCCGTCTATGCGGCCTGTGAGCAGGGAAAGGCTCGCATCGACGCACAGTTGGCGCTGCGCAAAGAGGATTTGGTGGGAGGATCGGGCTTTTTATATGCGCTTTCGCCAGGCTTGAAGCTGTCGATCCGCGACCTTGTGACCTTGATGATTATTCAGAGCGACAATACGGCGACGAACATGCTGATTGATCTAGTTGGAAAGGAACAGATTGACAGGACCATGCGCGAGGTGGGGATGGAGCGCAGCCGCTATTCCCGCAAGCTGATGATATACCCGCAGGACGTGACGGAAAACAACATGATTACCGCGGGCGATGTGGCGCGGATGCTGGAGCAGATCGCGTGCGGCGGCCGTTTTTCGCGGTGGGCAAGCGCCGATATGATCGCGATTATGCAGAAGCAGCAAGTTCTCAACGGCTTGCCGTCCCAGCTTCCGTCGCGCAGCGGGGAGGATGGACAAGCGGCCTGGGAGCTGGCGTGCAAATCGGGCTGGGATACGGGAAGGCAGCATGACGTTGGCATTTTGTCCGTGCAGGGACGGCAGTTTGCGATTGCCGCCTTGTCCCAGGATGTGAGGGCGGAAGCGGCGTTGCATACACTGGGTTTGCTGGGCAGAGCGGTCTACGACTTCGCCGTGGCTTGA
- a CDS encoding transcriptional repressor, whose product MDEQIASVTNQVKHLGKRLTIQRRAVLRHMLTSHHRPTAKDVYHALKKEMPNITLSTVYTSLRLLVKMGVVKEHVNGDSPNRFEPLLNLDPTELKEVM is encoded by the coding sequence ATGGATGAACAAATTGCCAGTGTCACAAACCAGGTGAAGCATCTCGGAAAACGCCTGACCATTCAAAGACGCGCTGTCCTGCGCCATATGCTGACGTCTCATCACCGTCCCACTGCCAAGGACGTTTACCATGCCCTGAAAAAAGAAATGCCAAACATCACGCTCTCTACCGTCTATACCAGCTTGCGCCTGCTCGTGAAAATGGGCGTCGTCAAAGAGCACGTAAACGGCGATTCTCCCAACCGCTTCGAGCCGCTCCTGAACTTGGACCCAACAGAATTGAAGGAAGTCATGTAG
- a CDS encoding YitT family protein, which produces MARKRRTAIQLNSPQRKVMEYGMLLLGSLVLATSFNLFLNPNQIASGGVSGLSTILHNLFGFSPAIVQWACNIPLFLLGLKLLDRQYSMKAAVGSVVLPLCVMLTSHLQPLTTNPLLASIYGGIGVGLGIGIVFRGRGSTGGFAIASQILHKFTGISLGACVAVFDGLVILFAGIVFDPEKALYALIALFVTSKTIDIVQMGWNTSKVAYIISNETDTLRETILYDLDRGVTLLDGSGGYTGDARKVLMAVVSQSEVSKLKIMVRSVDPDAFIILCPANEVLGEGFRVG; this is translated from the coding sequence GTGGCGCGAAAAAGACGAACAGCCATCCAGTTGAACAGCCCGCAGAGAAAAGTGATGGAATATGGTATGCTGCTCCTCGGTTCACTGGTGCTTGCGACCAGCTTTAACCTTTTTCTCAACCCGAACCAGATTGCTTCCGGCGGCGTTTCCGGGCTGTCGACAATCTTGCACAACCTGTTTGGATTTTCCCCGGCGATTGTTCAATGGGCGTGCAATATTCCGTTGTTCCTCCTGGGACTGAAGTTGCTTGATCGGCAGTACAGCATGAAGGCGGCGGTTGGATCGGTCGTGTTGCCGCTGTGCGTGATGCTCACGAGTCATTTGCAGCCGCTGACTACCAATCCGTTGCTCGCGAGTATTTATGGAGGAATCGGAGTGGGCCTCGGCATTGGCATCGTTTTTCGGGGCAGAGGCTCGACCGGAGGGTTTGCGATTGCCTCGCAAATTTTGCACAAGTTTACGGGGATCAGCTTAGGGGCCTGCGTGGCGGTGTTTGACGGCTTGGTGATTTTGTTTGCCGGGATTGTGTTTGACCCGGAGAAAGCTTTGTATGCACTTATTGCGTTATTTGTCACCAGCAAGACGATTGATATTGTTCAAATGGGGTGGAATACCTCGAAGGTTGCTTATATCATCTCAAACGAAACAGATACGCTGCGCGAAACGATTTTGTATGACCTGGACAGGGGAGTTACCTTGCTGGATGGCTCGGGAGGATATACCGGCGATGCGCGCAAGGTGCTCATGGCCGTGGTTAGCCAGAGCGAAGTCAGCAAGCTGAAAATTATGGTACGCTCAGTCGATCCTGACGCGTTTATCATTTTATGCCCGGCGAATGAGGTGCTTGGCGAAGGATTTCGCGTGGGCTGA
- a CDS encoding DUF2161 domain-containing phosphodiesterase → MKQKPVKRYEADMYAPIRDYFVGQGYEVFGEVNHCDLTAIKEDELIIVEFKRNLSVELLIQAAKRQRFTDHVYVAIPKPKYKLFSKKWQDVVYLIRRLELGLILVSFPKKGAVMELSIAPAPFDRERSKQFNKRKRARIIQEMRGRYGDYNVGGSNQTKIMTAYKQGCIQIAALLQHYGPLAPKALKEKGATDKASSILSKNYYGWFTRIKRGVYALTPTGEKELAAYPELVDHYISMAEDTISPSDGEMGQSNPAAAQ, encoded by the coding sequence ATGAAGCAAAAGCCGGTCAAACGATATGAAGCAGACATGTACGCGCCCATTCGCGACTATTTTGTCGGGCAGGGTTATGAGGTCTTTGGAGAGGTCAATCATTGCGATTTGACAGCGATCAAGGAAGACGAGCTGATTATCGTCGAGTTCAAGCGCAACTTGAGTGTAGAGCTGCTCATCCAGGCCGCCAAGCGGCAGCGCTTTACCGACCATGTGTACGTCGCCATTCCGAAGCCTAAATACAAATTGTTTTCGAAAAAGTGGCAAGACGTCGTTTATCTCATCAGAAGACTGGAGCTTGGCTTGATCCTCGTCTCTTTTCCCAAAAAAGGCGCTGTCATGGAGCTGAGCATTGCTCCTGCGCCGTTTGATCGGGAAAGAAGCAAGCAGTTCAACAAAAGAAAACGGGCACGCATTATTCAGGAGATGCGGGGGAGATACGGCGATTACAATGTGGGGGGCAGCAACCAGACAAAGATCATGACGGCGTACAAACAAGGCTGCATTCAGATCGCCGCACTGCTTCAGCACTATGGCCCACTCGCGCCCAAGGCGTTGAAAGAAAAAGGAGCGACAGACAAAGCGTCATCCATCCTCAGCAAAAATTATTACGGCTGGTTCACGCGGATCAAGCGAGGCGTGTACGCTCTCACCCCTACAGGAGAGAAGGAGCTGGCAGCTTATCCAGAGCTTGTCGACCATTACATAAGCATGGCAGAAGACACCATTTCCCCTTCCGATGGGGAAATGGGCCAGTCCAACCCTGCTGCAGCACAATGA
- a CDS encoding NAD(P)/FAD-dependent oxidoreductase, giving the protein MIDALIIGAGPAGLAAAIASARQGLSVRVVDEFYRPGGRLLGQLHEEPDGVWWNGLAEAARLDQEAKELGVQMCCGVSVYDIARCEDRWRISTTEGEWEAPLLLIATGASETAVPVPGWTLPGVMSIGAAQVMTNVQRVRVGKKGIVIGVNILSVAIARELQLAGVHVEQMILPLQSAVSGNAGHPHEIMRSLLRVAHLAPSPLIRWGSKLMGSAWMQRLAVSLYPAQGVPMWDIPIHLRTAALEIVGTSQVEGVRAARISPDGTPVPGSERFLSADFVCIAGGLSPLAELAAIAGCPFAYIPALGGHVPLHNECMQSPLPGLYVAGNITGIESAKVAMSQGTVAGLAMAKAAGLLADDSLLTQALHHVNHVRKNATIQFHPDIAAGRAQVGKMAAAWAGR; this is encoded by the coding sequence TTGATCGACGCTCTCATCATCGGCGCAGGTCCCGCTGGCTTGGCCGCTGCAATCGCCAGCGCCCGGCAAGGACTTTCTGTTCGAGTCGTAGACGAATTTTATCGGCCTGGCGGCAGGCTGCTGGGACAGTTGCACGAGGAACCGGACGGAGTGTGGTGGAACGGGCTGGCCGAAGCCGCACGTCTCGATCAGGAGGCAAAAGAGCTTGGCGTCCAAATGTGCTGTGGGGTCTCCGTCTACGACATTGCCCGCTGTGAAGATCGCTGGCGTATTTCTACGACAGAAGGCGAATGGGAAGCTCCCCTGCTTCTGATCGCTACCGGGGCGTCAGAGACTGCCGTTCCCGTCCCCGGCTGGACGCTGCCCGGCGTGATGTCGATCGGAGCGGCCCAGGTGATGACGAACGTGCAGCGCGTTCGCGTAGGCAAAAAAGGCATCGTGATCGGCGTCAACATTTTGTCCGTCGCCATCGCGCGAGAGCTGCAGCTCGCTGGCGTACACGTCGAGCAAATGATTCTGCCTCTCCAGTCTGCTGTAAGCGGCAATGCCGGTCACCCGCACGAAATCATGCGGTCTTTGCTGCGCGTTGCCCATCTCGCCCCCTCGCCGTTGATTCGCTGGGGCAGCAAGCTGATGGGCAGCGCGTGGATGCAGCGGCTGGCCGTTTCGCTCTATCCTGCACAGGGCGTGCCCATGTGGGATATACCGATTCATCTGCGGACGGCTGCCTTGGAGATCGTGGGCACCTCACAGGTCGAAGGGGTCCGGGCTGCGCGCATCTCGCCAGACGGCACGCCCGTTCCTGGCAGCGAGCGATTCCTTTCTGCCGATTTCGTCTGCATCGCAGGCGGGTTAAGCCCGCTGGCGGAGCTGGCCGCGATTGCCGGGTGCCCGTTCGCTTACATCCCGGCATTGGGCGGGCACGTTCCGTTGCACAACGAATGCATGCAATCGCCTTTGCCCGGACTGTACGTCGCAGGCAATATTACCGGAATCGAGAGCGCCAAAGTCGCCATGAGCCAGGGAACCGTCGCAGGCCTGGCGATGGCGAAAGCGGCCGGGCTGCTCGCCGACGATTCTTTGCTCACGCAGGCGCTCCACCATGTCAACCATGTGCGCAAAAACGCCACGATCCAGTTCCACCCGGATATTGCGGCTGGACGCGCGCAGGTCGGGAAAATGGCCGCTGCGTGGGCTGGGCGGTAA
- a CDS encoding (2Fe-2S)-binding protein produces the protein MSQRILHHPVLGSLEERHSVQFEFNGSVYTAYEGETIAGALLAAGVRTLRVHEETGSPRGIYCNIGHCYECRVHVDGVPTVRACMTLVQEGMRVTAGSVLPTPLKKGGHAN, from the coding sequence ATGAGCCAGCGCATCCTCCATCACCCTGTGCTTGGTTCCTTGGAAGAGAGGCATTCCGTCCAGTTTGAATTTAACGGTTCTGTCTACACGGCTTACGAAGGGGAAACGATTGCCGGAGCGCTTTTGGCCGCTGGCGTGCGCACGCTTCGAGTGCATGAAGAAACGGGCAGCCCGCGCGGAATTTACTGCAACATCGGCCACTGCTACGAATGTCGCGTGCACGTGGACGGAGTTCCCACGGTGCGGGCGTGCATGACGCTCGTGCAGGAAGGCATGCGGGTGACAGCAGGTTCCGTTTTGCCGACCCCGTTGAAAAAAGGAGGGCATGCGAATTGA
- a CDS encoding (2Fe-2S)-binding protein, giving the protein MDTQQLIVCRCEEVSLEELLTTAREYQCTARELKLRTRAGMGCCGGRTCRILVDQIVAQATGQVPTHTIPLGYQPPVRPISFQALGGRSS; this is encoded by the coding sequence ATGGACACACAGCAGTTGATCGTTTGCCGCTGCGAGGAAGTATCTCTGGAAGAACTGCTCACGACTGCCCGTGAGTACCAATGCACGGCGCGCGAGTTGAAATTGCGGACCAGAGCCGGCATGGGCTGCTGCGGCGGAAGAACGTGCCGGATTCTCGTCGACCAAATTGTCGCGCAAGCCACAGGCCAAGTGCCTACTCATACAATCCCGCTTGGCTACCAGCCGCCTGTGCGGCCGATCTCGTTTCAAGCGCTTGGAGGGAGAAGCTCATGA
- a CDS encoding M24 family metallopeptidase: protein MDKLTRLRAQFDAWGIDGILITNGQNRRYLTNFTGTYGVVLISRDEAKLFTDFRYTEQAKAQATDFEIVFLPTKDAVYGEIARQAQELGIHTLGFEEENMTFALHRKYADVVKARLLPTAGVIEGIRMRKTPDELGKIKTAAQIADAAFAHILTVLRPGITELDVSNELEMFMRKEGATGSAFDIIIASGHRSALPHGVASDKKIEAGDMVTMDFGALYQGYRSDITRTVAVGEPNEQLKEIYAIVLEARNRAVAGIRPGISGKAADALARDYIAQHGYGERFGHGMGHGVGLDIHEEPFMSVRCEAILAPGMVLTVEPGIYIPGLGGVRIEDDLVVTETGNDVLTHSPRELIIL from the coding sequence ATGGACAAATTGACGCGACTGCGCGCACAATTCGATGCATGGGGAATAGACGGAATACTCATAACAAACGGGCAAAATCGCCGCTATTTGACCAACTTTACCGGAACGTACGGCGTCGTACTCATTTCCCGGGATGAGGCCAAGCTGTTTACGGATTTTCGCTATACCGAGCAGGCAAAAGCCCAGGCAACGGACTTCGAGATCGTGTTTTTGCCGACGAAAGACGCTGTTTACGGAGAAATCGCCCGCCAGGCCCAGGAGCTGGGCATCCACACATTGGGCTTTGAAGAGGAGAACATGACGTTTGCCCTGCACCGCAAATACGCCGACGTCGTCAAGGCACGCCTGCTGCCTACCGCGGGGGTGATCGAGGGCATTCGCATGAGAAAGACCCCGGACGAGCTGGGAAAAATCAAGACGGCGGCGCAGATTGCGGACGCCGCTTTCGCACATATTTTAACTGTTTTGCGTCCAGGCATCACCGAGCTCGATGTGTCTAATGAGCTGGAAATGTTCATGCGCAAGGAAGGAGCGACAGGCTCTGCTTTTGACATCATTATCGCCTCCGGTCATCGTTCCGCTCTGCCTCACGGGGTAGCAAGCGACAAAAAGATCGAAGCTGGCGACATGGTAACGATGGATTTCGGCGCGCTGTATCAAGGGTATCGTTCGGACATTACCCGTACAGTGGCGGTCGGAGAGCCGAATGAACAGCTCAAAGAAATTTACGCCATCGTCCTGGAGGCGCGCAACCGCGCAGTGGCGGGCATTCGCCCCGGAATCTCGGGAAAAGCAGCAGACGCCCTCGCCCGGGACTATATTGCGCAGCACGGATATGGCGAGCGTTTCGGCCACGGGATGGGGCATGGCGTCGGACTGGACATTCATGAGGAGCCATTCATGTCTGTACGCTGCGAGGCAATTCTCGCACCAGGCATGGTCCTGACCGTCGAGCCGGGCATTTACATCCCGGGGCTGGGCGGCGTCCGCATCGAGGACGATCTCGTTGTGACCGAAACAGGCAACGATGTGCTGACCCATTCGCCGCGCGAACTCATCATTTTGTAG
- a CDS encoding peptide ABC transporter substrate-binding protein, which produces MKKSMFALISSIAVLGTALAGCGGGQQAAQTTSEPAASGQAQGNAQPAPAEKSSGSQVLRWNLHSEPPTGDPGLAEDTTSAAIVKALFDGLTRIGPSGKPEEAVAEKIEVSPDLKTYTFKLRDSHWSNGDPVTAHDFEYAWKRALDPKTASNYAYQLYYIKNAEKANKGNGSLDEVGVKALDDKTLQVELANPTPFFLELTAFQTYFPVNKKVVESADNWAGDAKTHIGNGPFKMESWEHKNKMVLVKNDHYWDKDSVKLDKIEFSMVEDENTELSMFENGEIDWAGAPLSSLPIDAMPVLKDSGKLQVKPVGATYWYKFNTEKPPFNNVKIRKAFAYSINRQTLIDNVLQANQQPAMGAVPPTMALNPDGYFKDNDQEAAKKLLEEGMKELGLSKLPPITLVYNTSEGHKKIAEAIQDQWRKYLGVEVKLENQEWKVYLETMHEGNYQVGRLGWSGDFNDPINFLELFKEKDGGNNDTRWENPKFKELLNQSATEKDPEKRKAILREAEQIMMDEMPIVPIYFYTHTWVKNDKVKGVFQDGLGAIDWKWTSVE; this is translated from the coding sequence GTGAAAAAAAGTATGTTCGCATTAATCAGCAGTATCGCGGTACTAGGGACGGCGCTGGCAGGATGTGGAGGGGGACAGCAGGCAGCACAGACAACGAGCGAGCCAGCGGCTTCTGGACAAGCACAAGGAAACGCTCAGCCAGCCCCAGCGGAAAAATCTTCAGGGTCACAAGTGTTGCGCTGGAACCTGCACTCTGAGCCGCCGACAGGCGATCCGGGACTGGCGGAGGACACGACTTCTGCGGCAATCGTGAAGGCTCTTTTTGACGGGCTGACACGGATTGGGCCTTCCGGGAAGCCGGAGGAGGCAGTTGCGGAAAAAATCGAGGTGTCTCCCGATCTGAAAACGTACACCTTCAAGCTGCGCGACTCGCACTGGAGCAACGGCGATCCGGTCACCGCCCACGATTTTGAATACGCCTGGAAGCGTGCCCTGGACCCTAAGACCGCTTCCAACTACGCCTACCAGCTCTACTACATCAAAAACGCCGAGAAAGCGAACAAAGGAAACGGCAGCCTGGACGAAGTCGGAGTCAAAGCGCTTGACGACAAAACTTTGCAAGTAGAGCTGGCCAATCCGACTCCGTTCTTTTTGGAGCTGACAGCTTTCCAGACTTATTTCCCGGTAAATAAAAAAGTGGTCGAGTCAGCGGACAACTGGGCTGGCGACGCCAAGACGCATATCGGAAACGGTCCGTTCAAAATGGAGAGCTGGGAGCACAAGAACAAGATGGTATTGGTCAAAAACGACCACTACTGGGACAAAGACAGCGTCAAGCTGGACAAAATCGAATTTTCCATGGTAGAGGACGAAAATACAGAGCTGTCGATGTTTGAAAATGGCGAGATCGACTGGGCTGGTGCGCCGCTCAGTTCGCTGCCGATTGATGCCATGCCTGTTTTGAAAGACAGCGGGAAACTGCAAGTAAAGCCAGTCGGTGCGACCTACTGGTACAAGTTCAACACAGAAAAACCCCCGTTTAACAATGTAAAAATCCGCAAAGCTTTTGCCTACTCGATCAACCGCCAAACGCTGATTGACAACGTTCTCCAAGCCAATCAGCAGCCTGCCATGGGCGCTGTTCCTCCCACGATGGCATTGAACCCGGATGGTTACTTCAAGGACAACGATCAGGAAGCCGCCAAAAAGCTGCTGGAAGAAGGCATGAAAGAGCTCGGCCTCTCCAAGCTGCCGCCGATTACGCTCGTGTACAACACGTCGGAAGGACATAAAAAAATTGCCGAGGCGATTCAGGACCAGTGGCGCAAATATCTCGGCGTCGAAGTGAAGCTGGAAAATCAGGAGTGGAAAGTTTACCTGGAAACGATGCACGAAGGGAATTACCAGGTGGGACGTCTCGGCTGGTCCGGCGACTTCAACGACCCGATCAACTTCCTGGAGCTGTTCAAGGAAAAGGACGGCGGAAACAACGACACGCGCTGGGAAAATCCGAAGTTCAAGGAGCTTTTGAACCAGTCCGCGACAGAGAAAGATCCGGAAAAGCGCAAGGCGATCTTGCGGGAAGCCGAGCAAATCATGATGGATGAAATGCCGATCGTGCCGATTTACTTTTACACGCATACGTGGGTGAAAAACGACAAAGTAAAAGGCGTCTTCCAGGACGGCTTGGGCGCCATCGACTGGAAATGGACGTCTGTCGAGTAA
- a CDS encoding sigma-54 interaction domain-containing protein, translating to MNHKLPALTELMQTNMQICREHNQAFRFRQAAKDIPVFALLPAGWHVACPAHANADDAAGSPGDSTPLHWAKTVVVACDSTLPQAIRLLDTYSYLLVADAAGEPVGYLERASVLQAVFTAYEVLEAYFDTMIQTMDASISVIDEQARVMVWTEGAERIFSLKAKDILGRPITDFFPRDMLETLRSLQNGQALYRHQHQPREDLVVLINTKPIYLHEKIIGAVAAETDITSQVRLNQELLNANKKVNHLQQEVAKLSSAPDPFRQIKGTSLAIRQIKAMIQKLGATQATVLIIGESGVGKELFAKAVHDVREGANAPFIAINCGAISPTLFESELFGYEKGAFSGADQKGKKGMIELARGGTLFLDEVGEMPLEMQVKLLRVLQEKKYYPVGGTKQIEADFRVVAATNKNLEEMIREGKFREDLYYRLNVVTLAIPPLRHRIEDTVELAHFFLYEFSLRYNRPIHAISQNVMQNLLQYDWPGNIRELRNAIERLVVFATDGIIKEEDLPYSLQTKAKQSPVQLPDDLFSLQEELEAHERRVIQRAIELENGNKQAAAKRLGISRATLYNKLNKQS from the coding sequence ATGAACCACAAGCTGCCAGCCTTGACAGAGCTGATGCAGACGAATATGCAGATTTGCCGCGAGCACAACCAAGCCTTTCGTTTTCGGCAAGCAGCAAAAGACATTCCCGTGTTTGCTCTGTTGCCTGCAGGCTGGCACGTCGCCTGTCCCGCGCACGCAAACGCGGATGATGCTGCCGGCTCACCCGGCGACAGCACGCCGCTCCATTGGGCAAAGACGGTCGTGGTCGCCTGCGACAGCACGCTCCCCCAAGCCATCCGCCTGCTCGACACATACAGCTACCTTCTCGTTGCCGATGCAGCGGGCGAGCCTGTCGGCTATCTTGAACGCGCTTCTGTCCTGCAAGCGGTTTTCACCGCTTACGAAGTGCTGGAGGCGTACTTCGATACGATGATCCAGACGATGGACGCCTCGATATCCGTCATCGACGAACAGGCGCGGGTCATGGTCTGGACCGAGGGGGCCGAGCGCATTTTTTCGTTGAAGGCAAAAGACATCCTCGGCCGCCCGATCACCGACTTTTTCCCGCGCGACATGCTGGAGACGCTCCGGTCGCTGCAAAACGGCCAGGCGCTGTACCGTCACCAGCACCAGCCGCGCGAGGACCTCGTCGTGCTCATCAACACCAAGCCGATCTACCTGCATGAGAAAATCATCGGCGCCGTCGCAGCCGAAACCGATATCACCAGCCAGGTTCGGCTGAACCAGGAGCTGTTGAACGCGAACAAAAAAGTGAACCATTTGCAGCAGGAAGTGGCCAAGCTCAGCTCCGCGCCCGATCCGTTCCGGCAAATCAAAGGCACGAGCCTCGCCATTCGCCAGATCAAAGCAATGATTCAAAAGCTCGGCGCCACCCAGGCGACCGTCCTGATTATCGGGGAAAGCGGCGTCGGCAAGGAGCTGTTCGCCAAGGCGGTGCACGACGTGCGGGAAGGCGCAAACGCCCCGTTTATCGCCATCAACTGCGGCGCGATCTCTCCCACTCTGTTTGAGAGCGAGCTGTTCGGCTACGAAAAAGGAGCCTTTTCCGGCGCCGATCAAAAAGGGAAAAAAGGAATGATCGAGCTGGCCCGGGGTGGGACGCTGTTTCTCGACGAAGTAGGCGAAATGCCGCTCGAGATGCAGGTGAAGCTGCTGCGCGTGCTGCAAGAGAAAAAGTATTATCCGGTCGGCGGCACGAAGCAGATCGAAGCCGATTTTCGCGTGGTCGCGGCCACGAACAAAAACCTGGAAGAAATGATCCGCGAAGGGAAGTTTCGCGAGGACTTGTATTATCGGCTCAACGTCGTCACTCTCGCCATCCCGCCTCTCCGCCACCGGATCGAGGACACGGTCGAGCTTGCCCATTTTTTCCTCTACGAGTTTTCCTTGCGCTACAATCGGCCCATCCACGCGATCTCGCAAAACGTCATGCAAAACCTTTTGCAATACGACTGGCCGGGCAACATTCGCGAGCTGCGCAACGCCATCGAACGGCTGGTCGTCTTCGCGACGGACGGGATCATCAAGGAAGAGGATTTGCCGTACTCGCTGCAAACGAAGGCCAAACAGTCGCCCGTCCAACTCCCGGACGATCTCTTCTCTTTGCAGGAGGAGCTGGAAGCCCACGAACGCCGCGTCATCCAGCGGGCCATCGAGCTGGAAAACGGCAACAAGCAGGCGGCAGCCAAACGGCTCGGCATCTCAAGGGCGACTTTGTATAACAAGTTGAATAAGCAGTCTTGA
- a CDS encoding NAD(P)/FAD-dependent oxidoreductase: MTRQTHAQIAVIGGGIIGAAIAYYTAKAGLDVVVLEKGELASGTSSRCDGNILAIDKDPGFDSQMSLQSQMLVAQLTRELEHSFEYRALGSILVCESEAEMEAANEWVRRQKEAGLPFRMLDRADIRQESPYFADDLPGGLECATDSTVNPYMLTFALFEGAKKHGAKIMRRTEVKALRRDEATGAFQLELSTGSMTARQVVNAAGVWAPVIGQMVGVDIPIVPRKGHLLVASRQLPVGLRKVMEFGYLISKFGGVRQVDAETEKYGVALVFEPTESQNFLIGSSRQFVGFDTRIDLNVVRCMARRALRFYPKIADFAMIRTYCGLRPWTEDHLPIISRVEEVPGFFIAAGHEGDGISLAAVTGKLMSELLQEQTDTIIPTEPLRYDRFTRKEVLQR, encoded by the coding sequence ATGACACGACAAACCCATGCGCAGATTGCGGTAATCGGCGGCGGCATCATCGGCGCGGCGATTGCCTACTACACGGCCAAGGCCGGACTGGATGTGGTCGTTCTCGAAAAAGGCGAGCTGGCGTCAGGCACGTCCTCGCGCTGCGACGGGAACATTTTGGCGATTGACAAGGACCCCGGCTTTGACAGCCAGATGTCCCTGCAAAGCCAGATGCTCGTCGCCCAACTGACCCGGGAGCTGGAGCATTCGTTTGAATACCGGGCGTTGGGCAGTATTCTCGTGTGCGAGTCGGAGGCGGAGATGGAGGCGGCGAACGAATGGGTGCGGCGGCAAAAGGAAGCGGGCCTGCCGTTTCGGATGCTCGACCGCGCAGACATCAGGCAGGAGTCGCCCTACTTCGCCGACGATTTGCCCGGCGGATTGGAGTGCGCCACAGACTCGACGGTTAATCCGTACATGCTGACCTTTGCCCTGTTTGAAGGGGCGAAAAAGCACGGGGCCAAAATTATGCGGCGCACCGAGGTCAAAGCGCTTCGCCGCGACGAGGCGACGGGAGCGTTTCAGCTTGAACTGAGCACAGGCAGCATGACGGCGCGGCAGGTGGTAAATGCGGCGGGCGTGTGGGCGCCTGTCATCGGGCAGATGGTCGGCGTCGATATTCCGATCGTGCCGCGAAAAGGACATCTGCTCGTCGCCTCCCGCCAGCTTCCGGTCGGGCTTCGCAAGGTGATGGAGTTTGGCTATTTGATTTCCAAGTTCGGCGGGGTGCGGCAGGTCGACGCCGAGACGGAAAAGTACGGGGTGGCGCTGGTGTTTGAACCGACGGAAAGCCAAAACTTTTTGATCGGCTCCAGCCGCCAGTTCGTCGGCTTCGACACGCGCATTGATCTGAATGTCGTGCGGTGCATGGCGAGAAGGGCGCTCCGCTTTTATCCGAAGATCGCCGACTTTGCGATGATTCGCACTTATTGCGGCTTGCGTCCGTGGACAGAGGACCATTTGCCGATCATCTCCCGCGTCGAGGAAGTTCCCGGCTTTTTCATTGCGGCGGGGCATGAAGGGGACGGCATCAGCCTGGCGGCGGTCACGGGCAAGCTGATGTCCGAGCTGCTTCAGGAGCAGACGGACACGATTATCCCCACCGAGCCGCTGCGCTACGACCGATTCACGAGAAAAGAGGTGCTGCAGCGATGA